One stretch of Hyphomicrobiales bacterium DNA includes these proteins:
- a CDS encoding major capsid protein, whose amino-acid sequence MDITFTDALARLGPNAAQRIINELRPTQQYVFSRLLPDTPIPDYTVKDSTITVRAVMAGLVGMDSPYPESGVMSVSTFMEQSAKVALALDLPEASLRHLQQLVMQSQLRGGSSTEAITQQVLNFARLLAQAQLDTAEWMRGQVFGRGAIDWTFNGIRLQVDYGLPAAHKFAVRTGNDAYGGSASKFWADIQASDLALGGRVDYRFVSRATYLKIISNPVNQLIVTNQDAFTATVRRINAQQQFTSDVRDIVSFMIIDQSGDVIRQATIAGQAPELVQVPFFPDNVMTSVGVPQLNTWTVASGSVPLDTPGLLGYMHLAPTVEGGGLAGRWARVYTPEHRPWALRGETACNELPVVFDPKRIVIAGTE is encoded by the coding sequence ATGGACATTACCTTCACCGATGCGCTTGCTCGTCTCGGCCCCAATGCGGCTCAGCGCATTATTAATGAATTACGCCCAACTCAACAGTATGTGTTTAGCCGCTTATTGCCAGACACACCTATTCCGGATTACACCGTCAAGGATAGCACGATCACGGTACGGGCGGTGATGGCAGGTCTCGTCGGCATGGACTCTCCGTATCCCGAAAGCGGTGTCATGAGCGTTAGCACGTTTATGGAGCAATCCGCGAAGGTCGCGCTCGCGCTTGATCTTCCAGAGGCTTCGTTGCGTCATCTACAACAACTCGTGATGCAATCACAACTTCGCGGTGGCAGTAGCACCGAGGCAATTACGCAGCAGGTGCTCAATTTTGCTCGTCTTCTAGCCCAAGCACAGCTTGATACTGCTGAATGGATGCGTGGACAAGTTTTTGGAAGGGGTGCCATTGATTGGACATTTAATGGCATTCGCCTTCAGGTCGATTACGGGTTACCCGCCGCGCATAAATTCGCCGTTCGTACCGGCAATGATGCCTATGGCGGAAGTGCATCAAAATTCTGGGCTGACATTCAGGCAAGTGATCTTGCACTCGGAGGTCGCGTTGACTATCGTTTTGTTAGTCGCGCAACCTATTTGAAAATTATCAGTAATCCGGTCAATCAGTTGATCGTTACGAATCAGGATGCCTTTACTGCCACCGTTCGACGAATAAATGCGCAGCAGCAGTTTACCTCTGACGTGCGCGACATTGTCTCGTTCATGATTATCGATCAGAGCGGTGATGTCATCCGACAAGCAACGATTGCTGGTCAAGCACCAGAACTTGTCCAAGTTCCCTTTTTTCCAGACAATGTCATGACCAGCGTTGGCGTACCGCAGCTGAATACCTGGACAGTGGCAAGCGGCAGTGTGCCGCTGGACACGCCGGGTCTCCTTGGCTATATGCATTTGGCCCCCACCGTTGAAGGCGGCGGCCTTGCTGGGCGCTGGGCGCGTGTCTACACCCCTGAGCATCGGCCTTGGGCGTTACGCGGCGAGACGGCCTGCAATGAATTGCCGGTCGTGTTCGACCCGAAACGGATTGTGATCGCTGGAACGGAGTAG
- a CDS encoding HK97 gp10 family phage protein, whose protein sequence is MTLKLSRWDRLQTNVDAACDRGVFQAATMVADLAAQLAPVDTGELRDSGSVHPSAPNGTSTYDVRFTADHARFVEYGTTDPSYPAQPFLGPAVRAIDIKRAIRDALKPFLV, encoded by the coding sequence ATGACACTCAAACTCTCCCGTTGGGATCGCCTACAGACGAATGTGGATGCCGCCTGTGATCGTGGCGTGTTTCAGGCTGCCACCATGGTGGCTGATCTCGCGGCACAATTGGCCCCCGTCGATACAGGGGAGCTACGCGATTCTGGGTCTGTGCATCCGTCTGCGCCAAACGGCACATCCACGTATGATGTGCGATTCACCGCTGACCATGCGCGGTTCGTTGAGTATGGCACGACCGATCCGTCGTATCCCGCACAACCTTTTCTTGGCCCTGCTGTCCGTGCAATTGACATCAAGCGGGCTATCCGCGATGCATTAAAGCCGTTCCTTGTATGA
- a CDS encoding DUF3168 domain-containing protein, with product MSAPNAIPTAISHLTTFFVGQLGPFVAGNVYASQAPVGVPLPCIVWHSHDRGGRAESFIGQTIWTGEIAIRVFAASEAGASDVAIAIATSLPGRYTHADRTLRVLVTRPLPPIPASDSPIWAAGFVYTITIT from the coding sequence ATGAGTGCCCCAAACGCCATTCCGACCGCTATCAGCCATCTGACGACCTTTTTTGTGGGTCAGCTTGGCCCGTTTGTCGCAGGCAACGTCTATGCATCGCAAGCGCCGGTCGGCGTGCCGCTTCCCTGTATCGTGTGGCATAGTCATGATCGGGGTGGGCGTGCTGAATCGTTCATTGGGCAGACCATCTGGACAGGCGAGATTGCAATCCGCGTTTTTGCGGCAAGCGAAGCAGGCGCGTCCGATGTGGCGATAGCCATTGCCACCTCCCTTCCTGGACGCTACACGCATGCGGATCGAACACTTCGTGTTCTTGTTACCCGTCCACTTCCACCAATACCTGCCAGTGACAGCCCGATTTGGGCGGCTGGCTTTGTTTATACCATCACCATCACATAA